The genomic region GGTCCTGCTCACCAAGGCTTGGACCTCTACACTCAGGGCACGGCTTCCTTCTACAACCGAGCTGATGACAGAGCCGCTTTTTCCTTCTGTGAGGGAACTGATAAACACTCTTTGTCTGTCTTTTACTTCTTTTAATCCGGATTCCAACATTTCAAAAACGGCAAGGTCCCCCACCGCGCCGAATCTGTTTTTTACGGCACGAAGAAGTCTGAAATAATTCAGTTTGTCCCCTTCGAAGTACAATACCGTATCGACTAAATGTTCCAATACCTTAGGACCTGCAATCGCTCCGTCCTTAGTAATATGACCGGTCATTACGATAGGGATGCCGGTGCGCTTTGCAGTTTCTAGAAGCACCTGTGTACATTCTCTTAATTGTGTGACAGTACCTGCTTGGTTCGGAAGAGCTTCTCTTGTAAGAGTTTGGATAGAATCCACGAATACCAGATCGGGGGCGACATCCTCGATCATTGCGGAAATATTCTCCGCGTATGTTTCGGAGGAAAGAAGAAGGTTCTCTGATAGAACATTCATCCTTGCAGCTCTCAGTCCGACTTGGGCCGCAGATTCCTCGCCGGAGATGTATAATATTTTTCTTCCATTGGAGATCATACTTCTGCTGATCTCTAGGATGAGAGTGGACTTACCTACTCCAGGTTCTCCACCTACTAAAATTAAACTTCCAGGAACAAGTCCCCCGCCTAAAACCAAATCCAATTCGGAAAGACCTGAACTCAGACGTTTTGTATCATCCGAAGGAATGGAATCTATAGGAACAGGTTCTTTATAGACTGCGGATTTTTTATAACTGGGAGTAGAAGAAAAACGATCTCCTCCCGATTCTTCTACAATCGTATTCCATTTACCGCAGGATTCACATTTACCTGCCCAACGGGAAAATTCCTGTCCGCAGGATTGGCAAAGAAAGACTTTGGAAATTTTCTTTTTCAATGTTCGAATAAATTCTCCATTTGGAGCCAATCGATCTGATTGAATACGGGAAGACATTGGAAAGCCTCTTGAGCGAGTTCATATCTTCCTTCTCGGATCAATATCTGAGTGAGTTTTTGGGAAAGAGAGATCAGGAACAGAACATCACCCGATGCATATTCAATCTGATCCTTAGTTAAACTTTGAGCTCCCCAATCGGAAGACTGATTTTTTTTGTCCAAGGTCTCGTCGAAAAATTCTCTGATAATATCTTTCAGACCATGTCTGTCCGTATAAGTGCGCGCAAGTTTGGATCCGATCTTCGTGCAAAAAATTCCCTTAGTCAAAATCCCAAGTCTGTATCTTAAGAACAGAGTATCCATACGAGCGAAATGGAATACTTTGATAATATCAGGATTTTCGAATAATTTTTTGAGCAGAGGAGCCTCAGTTTGGTTGGGCAGAATTTGCACCAGGCTCACCCTATTTTTGGAATCGCAGATCTGGACCACGCAAAGACGATCTCTTCTCGGATTTAAACCCATCATTTCGCAATCCACAGCCAAATGATCATCTTCTGAATATTCTTTGAATCTCTCTTCGGAAAGATCTCCCGGAAAAAGATCCGGTTTATTGTTCGCGCGGTTAGATGCCATAAAGCCAAAATAATCGAATAGGAT from Leptospira dzoumogneensis harbors:
- the radA gene encoding DNA repair protein RadA encodes the protein MKKKISKVFLCQSCGQEFSRWAGKCESCGKWNTIVEESGGDRFSSTPSYKKSAVYKEPVPIDSIPSDDTKRLSSGLSELDLVLGGGLVPGSLILVGGEPGVGKSTLILEISRSMISNGRKILYISGEESAAQVGLRAARMNVLSENLLLSSETYAENISAMIEDVAPDLVFVDSIQTLTREALPNQAGTVTQLRECTQVLLETAKRTGIPIVMTGHITKDGAIAGPKVLEHLVDTVLYFEGDKLNYFRLLRAVKNRFGAVGDLAVFEMLESGLKEVKDRQRVFISSLTEGKSGSVISSVVEGSRALSVEVQALVSRTNYSQARRMAEGPDTRRLILLAAVIEKYLGHTLSECDIFGNLAGGLQVDEPALDLAICASILSSYTERPVQSGFAVIGEVGLSGEVRSVGQVSLRLKELKGVGIETVFLPKGNLAELEKIPGMEIVGISALRELEGLFK
- a CDS encoding ribonuclease D, giving the protein MASNRANNKPDLFPGDLSEERFKEYSEDDHLAVDCEMMGLNPRRDRLCVVQICDSKNRVSLVQILPNQTEAPLLKKLFENPDIIKVFHFARMDTLFLRYRLGILTKGIFCTKIGSKLARTYTDRHGLKDIIREFFDETLDKKNQSSDWGAQSLTKDQIEYASGDVLFLISLSQKLTQILIREGRYELAQEAFQCLPVFNQIDWLQMENLFEH